A genomic region of Capnocytophaga canimorsus contains the following coding sequences:
- a CDS encoding arylsulfatase: MRLSFSILMLFFLGVIQAQDKPNIIFILADDMGIGDVSPYGQKTIQTPNIQKLSDEGMTFSDFYAGSTVCAPSRASMLTGQHTGHTKVRGNGEYPLDDKKQIFPEILKKAGYQNAIFGKWGMGLKNSPSTPLSRGFDAFAGFLHHIDAHFQTPDSLDVIRQGRLERMALQQGTYANDYFLNQTLDFIDKNANKSPFFIYLSLTVPHAELSVADIHYEKQFDSNGTSIHPNEKAFKGGHYGAQEFPKAAYAAMVSSIDYYVGQILQKVADKNIDDNTIIIFSSDNGTHVEGGRTAQDVAYFQSSGEYRGVKRDLYEGGIRVPFIVRWKGHVAPNSQSNFRGGFWDLYPTFSEVAGVSLSKNDPLDGISFKNALLGKRQKKHKYLYWEFHEFGGKQALIKGNWKAIRLNVSQDPKGKIELYNLKDDVSETRNLADKYPCKARKMTKYLDGVRTRSEIFNFTFKKNK; the protein is encoded by the coding sequence ATGAGATTATCATTTAGTATTCTGATGTTATTTTTTTTAGGGGTTATACAAGCCCAAGACAAGCCCAATATTATTTTCATTCTTGCTGATGATATGGGGATTGGTGATGTGTCTCCCTATGGACAAAAAACAATTCAAACTCCTAATATTCAGAAGTTATCCGATGAAGGAATGACTTTTTCTGATTTCTATGCAGGAAGTACCGTTTGTGCTCCCTCTCGTGCTTCAATGCTAACAGGTCAGCATACGGGGCATACCAAAGTGCGTGGCAATGGTGAATATCCTTTAGATGATAAAAAACAAATATTTCCTGAAATTTTGAAAAAGGCAGGTTACCAAAATGCTATCTTTGGCAAATGGGGAATGGGACTTAAAAACAGCCCTAGTACACCATTAAGCAGAGGTTTTGATGCCTTTGCAGGTTTTTTACATCATATAGATGCTCATTTCCAAACCCCTGATAGCCTTGATGTTATCCGTCAAGGACGATTAGAACGAATGGCATTACAGCAAGGAACCTATGCTAACGACTATTTTTTGAATCAAACCCTTGATTTTATTGATAAAAATGCCAATAAATCTCCGTTCTTTATATATTTATCACTCACTGTGCCACACGCCGAACTTTCCGTGGCTGACATCCATTATGAAAAACAATTTGATAGTAATGGAACAAGTATTCACCCCAACGAGAAAGCGTTCAAAGGCGGACATTATGGAGCTCAAGAATTTCCGAAGGCCGCCTATGCTGCTATGGTTTCAAGTATTGATTATTACGTGGGGCAAATACTTCAAAAAGTAGCTGATAAAAATATTGATGATAACACTATAATTATTTTTTCAAGTGATAATGGGACTCACGTAGAAGGCGGAAGAACTGCTCAAGATGTAGCATATTTTCAAAGTAGTGGGGAGTATCGAGGAGTAAAACGTGACCTATATGAGGGCGGAATTCGAGTACCTTTCATTGTGCGTTGGAAAGGACACGTAGCCCCCAATTCGCAAAGTAATTTCAGAGGAGGTTTTTGGGACCTATATCCTACTTTTTCAGAAGTAGCTGGGGTTTCTCTTTCCAAAAATGATCCCTTAGATGGGATATCGTTCAAAAATGCATTGTTGGGTAAAAGACAAAAAAAGCATAAATATTTGTATTGGGAATTTCACGAGTTTGGTGGTAAACAAGCTCTTATAAAAGGCAATTGGAAGGCAATTCGTTTGAATGTAAGCCAAGACCCTAAAGGAAAAATAGAGCTTTACAATCTCAAAGACGATGTTTCGGAAACTCGTAATTTGGCGGATAAGTATCCTTGTAAAGCCCGAAAAATGACCAAATATTTAGATGGAGTTCGTACTCGTAGTGAAATTTTTAATTTTACCTTTAAAAAGAATAAATGA
- a CDS encoding ABC transporter ATP-binding protein: MSEISKTSTRTLKQLYQFVKPYQTTFFLVAFLAVLASVFATAQPYLIKITIDDYIVAKNYDGLVLMTCIMVGLLILEVITQILFSFYANWVGQTVIRDIRKALFSHLLQLKMKYYDKSSVGVLVTRAVNDMERIGEVFSSGLFEIASDLLKMAVITGVMFFVDWRLALISYITMPIILYATRWFQKSMKSAFSDVRKEVANLNAFVQERISGMKIVQLFAREQAEFDKFKSINEKHKKGWLRTIWYNSIFFPVGDLLSSITITLIVWYGGFHAILDNSLDLGTIFLFIQLSQMLFRPLRHIADKFNTLQMGVIASERVFAILEADENLEKGGGKELKAVQGNIRFENVRFEYTPNEEVLKGITFEVKQGQTVAIVGATGAGKSTIINLLSRFYDIKSGAIYIDEVDISTLTLDSLRKHIGVVLQDVFLFADSILNNITLQNPQITEEEVIQAAKDIGIHDFLMQLPEGYHYNVKERGTMLSAGQRQLIAFLRAYVYQPEILILDEATSSVDTYSEKLIQQATDKITRGRTSIIIAHRLTTIEKADKIIVLDKGSIVETGSHRELLALENGYYRNLYEVQFNKKEIENQ; this comes from the coding sequence ATGTCGGAAATTTCTAAAACCAGTACACGCACCCTTAAACAATTATATCAATTTGTAAAGCCTTATCAAACAACGTTTTTTTTGGTGGCTTTTTTGGCAGTATTGGCTTCAGTTTTTGCTACAGCTCAGCCTTATCTGATTAAAATTACTATAGATGATTACATCGTAGCGAAGAATTATGATGGGCTTGTACTGATGACCTGCATTATGGTCGGATTATTGATTTTGGAGGTTATCACTCAAATTCTATTCTCTTTTTATGCCAATTGGGTGGGGCAAACCGTCATTCGAGATATTCGAAAAGCCCTATTTTCCCATTTGTTGCAATTAAAAATGAAATATTACGACAAATCATCAGTGGGAGTATTGGTTACTCGTGCGGTAAACGATATGGAACGAATAGGCGAGGTGTTTAGTTCCGGATTATTTGAAATAGCTAGTGATTTGCTTAAAATGGCGGTGATTACTGGGGTAATGTTTTTTGTGGATTGGCGTTTGGCTCTGATAAGTTATATCACGATGCCTATTATTTTATATGCAACACGTTGGTTTCAAAAGTCGATGAAGTCTGCTTTTTCTGATGTTCGAAAGGAAGTGGCAAATCTTAATGCTTTTGTACAAGAACGTATTTCGGGTATGAAAATTGTTCAGCTTTTTGCTCGAGAACAAGCTGAATTTGATAAGTTTAAGAGTATTAACGAAAAACATAAAAAGGGTTGGCTCAGAACCATTTGGTACAACTCTATTTTTTTTCCTGTAGGTGATTTACTCTCGTCTATAACCATTACACTGATTGTTTGGTACGGAGGTTTTCACGCCATTTTAGACAATTCTTTGGATTTAGGAACGATTTTCCTATTCATACAACTCTCGCAGATGCTTTTTCGTCCGCTTCGCCATATTGCCGATAAATTTAACACTCTACAAATGGGAGTTATAGCCTCCGAACGGGTTTTCGCCATTTTGGAAGCCGATGAAAATCTAGAAAAAGGAGGAGGCAAAGAGCTTAAAGCGGTTCAAGGAAATATTCGTTTTGAAAATGTTCGTTTTGAATATACTCCTAATGAAGAAGTTTTAAAAGGAATTACGTTTGAAGTAAAACAAGGGCAAACTGTGGCTATTGTTGGAGCTACAGGTGCAGGAAAATCAACAATAATAAATTTGCTTAGTCGTTTTTACGATATTAAAAGTGGGGCTATTTATATTGATGAGGTTGATATCAGTACTCTAACCCTTGATTCTTTACGCAAACACATTGGGGTAGTGCTTCAAGATGTATTTCTGTTCGCTGATAGTATTTTAAACAACATTACGTTACAGAATCCTCAAATTACTGAAGAAGAGGTGATACAAGCAGCTAAAGACATCGGTATTCACGATTTTTTAATGCAACTTCCAGAAGGATATCACTACAATGTGAAGGAGCGAGGTACAATGCTTTCTGCTGGGCAACGTCAGCTTATTGCATTTCTGAGAGCTTATGTATATCAACCTGAAATTCTTATTTTAGATGAAGCTACTTCTTCGGTAGATACGTATTCTGAAAAACTTATCCAACAGGCAACCGATAAGATAACACGAGGTAGAACCTCTATAATTATTGCGCATCGTCTTACTACCATCGAAAAAGCGGATAAGATTATCGTTTTGGATAAAGGCAGTATTGTTGAAACGGGCTCGCACCGAGAATTGTTAGCTTTGGAAAACGGATATTATCGAAATTTATATGAAGTTCAATTTAATAAGAAAGAGATTGAAAACCAATAA
- a CDS encoding TonB-dependent receptor produces the protein MKRLNKWILTSVLFLMAVAVYSQGIVQGTVSDGEMAMSLPGANIMVKGTKQGASTDFNGKYSVNVSQNKGVLVFTYVGFVTKEVPYTLVNGKATVNVTLMPDAESLNEVIVVGSGIIDVVKDRQTPIAVSTIPLSVIVEKAGNQEFPDLMKNTPSVQVAGQAGGYGDARINIRGFKQDNTAYLINGQPINGMEDGKVYWSNWSGLSDIANAIQVQRGLGSSKLAISSVGGTVNIVTKATDKKEGGFVKATYANDNYVKSTVGYNTGLMKNGFGASVLFTHWQGDGYNDGTRGQGQNYFISLGWKLNDAHMLNFLVTGAPQWHDQNFNKKISDYLKYGRKYNSNWGYLNGQYMSARRNFYHKPIANLNWDWTISDKSSLATVLYASVGRGGGASGLGKFVNTSNGLVDFDKIAENNSKVPGGIAISDTRLRLSNAFIMRASYNNHQWFGGVTNFQHKFNEKFTANIGADIRQYTGTHFRAVTDFLGLNAIEDNSAKRFHKKNKVTQSYTTNPWKALTQNVEDNERIDWNYGETITYGGIFGQVEYNTQHISTYLQGSLSKQYHQRVDEYQYDVNNQKAEKVTNDGFNIKGGFNWKVNEQHSLFVNAGYYSRQPYHDNIYLNYTNDVNPLTQNEKILGFEGGYQFVSDLFSGNLNLYRTLWKDRVTASSQVDTGTGLTTYTTNSGLTQLHQGAEFDFKFKPSTFVNFNGFVSYGNWKYDDNALKRTYDDNLVLTDEKVEDVKGGKVGDSPQFQAGLGIVIKPTERLKMDMDWKYNDELYADAVLKDNLKLPSYSVFDAGISYEIPMLEKTNVKLRFNVNNLFNTIYISEVGTDRGKVYKVDNTTTDIYKGLDARNLVRFGYGRTWNFNVTFSF, from the coding sequence ATGAAAAGATTAAACAAATGGATTTTAACTTCCGTACTGTTTTTAATGGCAGTAGCGGTGTATTCTCAAGGGATTGTACAAGGAACAGTTTCTGACGGAGAAATGGCAATGTCTTTACCAGGAGCTAACATAATGGTAAAAGGAACAAAACAAGGGGCTTCTACCGATTTCAACGGAAAATACTCCGTGAATGTTAGCCAAAATAAGGGAGTATTGGTGTTCACTTATGTAGGTTTTGTAACCAAGGAAGTGCCTTATACTTTGGTAAATGGTAAAGCTACAGTAAATGTAACTTTAATGCCTGATGCAGAGTCACTAAATGAAGTAATTGTAGTGGGAAGTGGAATTATTGATGTGGTGAAAGATCGTCAAACACCTATTGCAGTTTCTACCATTCCGTTATCGGTAATTGTAGAAAAAGCAGGAAATCAAGAATTTCCTGATTTGATGAAAAATACGCCTTCTGTACAAGTGGCTGGACAAGCTGGGGGATATGGAGATGCTCGTATCAATATCCGAGGTTTCAAACAAGATAATACAGCCTATTTAATTAACGGACAGCCTATCAATGGAATGGAAGATGGTAAGGTGTATTGGTCCAACTGGTCAGGATTGTCTGATATTGCTAATGCCATACAAGTACAACGTGGTTTAGGTTCTTCAAAATTGGCAATATCTTCAGTAGGAGGTACGGTAAATATCGTTACTAAAGCCACAGATAAGAAAGAAGGAGGTTTTGTAAAAGCTACTTACGCCAATGATAATTATGTGAAATCTACAGTAGGATATAATACAGGTTTGATGAAAAATGGTTTTGGTGCGAGTGTTTTGTTTACACATTGGCAAGGAGATGGTTACAATGACGGAACACGAGGACAAGGACAAAATTATTTCATTTCATTAGGATGGAAACTCAATGATGCTCATATGTTGAATTTCTTGGTAACCGGCGCTCCGCAATGGCACGATCAAAATTTCAACAAAAAAATATCTGATTATTTGAAATATGGTAGAAAATATAACAGCAATTGGGGGTATCTTAACGGACAATATATGTCAGCTCGTCGCAATTTTTACCACAAACCGATTGCTAACTTAAACTGGGACTGGACTATTTCCGATAAAAGTTCATTGGCAACCGTTTTATATGCTTCAGTAGGACGTGGCGGTGGAGCCTCTGGTTTAGGAAAGTTTGTTAATACGTCTAATGGTCTTGTTGATTTTGATAAAATAGCAGAAAATAACAGCAAAGTACCTGGAGGAATTGCTATATCTGATACTCGATTAAGACTTTCAAATGCTTTTATAATGAGAGCATCGTATAACAATCATCAATGGTTTGGTGGGGTTACGAATTTCCAACACAAGTTTAATGAAAAATTTACCGCAAATATAGGAGCGGATATTCGCCAATATACAGGAACCCACTTTAGAGCGGTGACAGATTTTTTAGGATTAAATGCTATTGAAGATAATTCTGCTAAACGTTTTCATAAGAAAAATAAGGTAACACAAAGTTATACGACCAATCCGTGGAAAGCACTAACTCAAAATGTTGAGGATAATGAAAGAATTGATTGGAATTATGGTGAGACCATTACTTATGGAGGTATTTTTGGACAAGTAGAGTACAATACTCAGCACATTTCTACTTATTTGCAAGGGTCGCTATCTAAACAATATCATCAAAGAGTAGATGAATACCAGTATGATGTAAACAATCAAAAAGCAGAAAAAGTTACTAATGACGGATTTAATATCAAAGGAGGATTTAACTGGAAGGTTAATGAGCAACATAGCTTGTTTGTTAATGCAGGATATTATTCTCGTCAACCTTATCACGATAATATCTATCTGAACTACACCAATGATGTTAATCCGTTAACCCAAAATGAGAAAATATTAGGTTTTGAGGGAGGATATCAGTTTGTAAGTGATTTATTTAGTGGGAATTTGAATTTGTATAGAACTTTATGGAAAGATCGTGTTACGGCCTCTTCTCAAGTTGATACAGGTACAGGGTTAACTACTTATACAACTAATTCTGGTCTTACACAATTGCATCAAGGGGCTGAATTTGATTTCAAGTTTAAACCATCAACTTTCGTGAACTTCAACGGATTTGTATCTTACGGAAATTGGAAATATGATGATAACGCCTTAAAACGGACTTATGATGATAATTTGGTACTTACAGATGAAAAAGTTGAAGACGTAAAAGGCGGTAAAGTAGGTGATTCTCCACAATTTCAAGCAGGTTTAGGTATCGTAATTAAGCCTACCGAACGTTTAAAAATGGATATGGACTGGAAGTATAATGATGAACTTTATGCCGATGCTGTTTTGAAAGATAATTTAAAATTGCCTTCATATAGTGTATTTGACGCAGGGATATCTTACGAAATTCCGATGCTTGAAAAGACGAATGTTAAGCTACGTTTCAACGTTAATAACTTGTTCAATACTATCTACATTTCTGAAGTTGGCACAGATAGAGGAAAAGTGTATAAAGTAGATAATACAACAACCGATATATACAAAGGTTTGGATGCACGTAACTTAGTTCGTTTCGGATACGGACGTACTTGGAACTTTAACGTTACGTTCTCATTCTAA